In Actinoplanes sp. NBC_00393, a single genomic region encodes these proteins:
- a CDS encoding M16 family metallopeptidase, with protein MAPRIKIPATKYPVERLTLGNGLRVVLSPDRSAPVVGVAVVYDVGIRSEPEGRTGFAHLFEHLMFQGSENLEKLAHFRHVQGAGGSFNGSTHLDYTDYFEVLPAGALERALFLEADRMRGPRLTEENLRNQVDVVKEEIRVNVLNRPYGGFPWLKLPPVMFETFANAHDGYGSFEDLESATVEDAQGFFDRYYACGNAVLSVAGDFDVAEATAMIERHFGDVPARPAPTLPDFAEPGLDGERRESYTDRIAPLPAVAAGYRVPDPISDFAAYLPFAVLAEVLTDGDASRLVERLVQRDRTATNLGGYLGFMGDEYQVRNPTALLLQAHMPPGGDAGKVLQTIDEELDRLATDGLKPGELARTQARMATRLLHDTDAVLGRALPMAVLELQRGRPGLLNDLPKLINEVGEEQIVAAAATLRPEHRASVEVIPGASA; from the coding sequence GTGGCGCCCAGAATCAAGATCCCCGCGACGAAATATCCGGTCGAGCGACTCACCCTCGGCAATGGTCTGCGCGTGGTCCTGTCCCCGGATCGCAGCGCCCCGGTCGTCGGTGTGGCCGTCGTCTACGACGTCGGCATCCGCAGCGAACCGGAAGGCCGTACCGGTTTTGCCCACCTCTTCGAGCACCTGATGTTCCAGGGCTCGGAGAACCTGGAGAAGCTGGCGCACTTCCGGCACGTGCAGGGGGCCGGTGGCAGCTTCAACGGCTCCACCCACCTGGACTACACCGACTACTTCGAGGTGCTGCCGGCCGGCGCCCTCGAACGCGCGCTCTTCCTCGAGGCCGACCGGATGCGCGGTCCCCGGCTCACCGAGGAGAACCTGCGCAACCAGGTCGACGTGGTCAAGGAGGAGATCCGGGTCAACGTGCTGAACCGGCCGTACGGCGGTTTCCCCTGGTTGAAGCTGCCGCCGGTGATGTTCGAGACATTCGCCAACGCGCACGACGGCTACGGCTCGTTCGAGGACCTGGAAAGCGCCACGGTCGAGGACGCGCAGGGTTTCTTCGACCGCTATTACGCCTGCGGCAACGCGGTGCTGTCGGTCGCCGGTGACTTCGACGTGGCCGAGGCGACCGCGATGATCGAGCGGCACTTCGGTGATGTGCCGGCCCGACCCGCCCCGACACTGCCGGACTTCGCGGAGCCCGGGCTGGACGGGGAGCGGCGGGAGTCGTACACCGACCGGATCGCCCCGCTGCCCGCCGTCGCGGCCGGCTACCGGGTGCCCGACCCGATCAGCGACTTCGCGGCGTACCTGCCGTTTGCGGTGCTCGCCGAGGTGCTCACCGACGGTGACGCGTCCCGGCTCGTCGAGCGGCTCGTCCAGCGCGACCGTACGGCCACCAACCTCGGCGGCTACCTGGGCTTCATGGGCGACGAGTACCAGGTGCGCAACCCCACCGCGCTGCTGCTCCAGGCCCACATGCCGCCCGGTGGCGACGCCGGCAAGGTGCTGCAGACTATCGACGAGGAGCTGGACCGGCTCGCCACCGACGGCCTCAAACCGGGCGAGCTGGCCCGCACCCAGGCCCGGATGGCGACCCGCCTGCTGCACGACACCGACGCGGTCCTCGGGCGAGCCCTTCCGATGGCCGTGCTCGAACTGCAGCGTGGCCGGCCCGGCCTGCTCAACGACCTGCCGAAACTGATCAACGAGGTCGGCGAGGAGCAGATCGTCGCCGCCGCGGCCACCCTGCGGCCCGAACACCGTGCCAGTGTCGAAGTGATCCCGGGAGCCTCCGCATGA
- a CDS encoding ABC transporter substrate-binding protein, protein MSSRTIRALALATAAVVASTALAACASDDQTSAAAGSGAAGAEAETLRLGYFPNITHAPALVGVNKKFFEEALGTGTKLDAKTFNAGPSAIEALFSGAIDATYIGPNPAINGWSQSKGTALKIIAGSTSGGAGLVVKEGINTAADLKGKKIATPQLGNTQDVALRAWLKENGLNADQQGGGDVSIQPQENATALQAFAQGAIDGAWVPEPNFSRLILESKGKVLVDEKTLWPNEQFVTTYLIVSQEFLKKYPGTVKKLLQGHVKSVKYIETDNAEAQTAANAQLEALSGKPLKPEILAAAFKNLKFTHDPIAPSLFTSAKHAEEVGLLKPVDLAGIYDLTLLNEVLKADGQPAVSDAAA, encoded by the coding sequence ATGAGCTCCCGCACCATACGTGCGCTCGCCCTTGCCACGGCCGCTGTGGTGGCCTCGACCGCCCTCGCCGCTTGCGCTTCCGACGACCAGACCTCGGCCGCCGCAGGCTCGGGTGCTGCCGGCGCCGAGGCCGAGACCCTGCGCCTCGGCTACTTCCCGAACATCACCCACGCCCCGGCCCTGGTCGGCGTGAACAAGAAGTTCTTCGAGGAGGCCCTGGGCACCGGCACCAAGCTGGACGCCAAGACCTTCAACGCCGGCCCGTCGGCGATCGAGGCGCTCTTCTCCGGCGCGATCGACGCCACCTACATCGGCCCGAACCCGGCGATCAACGGCTGGTCGCAGTCCAAGGGCACCGCGCTGAAGATCATCGCGGGAAGCACCTCGGGCGGCGCCGGCCTGGTGGTCAAGGAAGGCATCAACACTGCCGCCGACCTCAAGGGCAAGAAGATCGCCACCCCACAGCTGGGCAACACCCAGGACGTCGCGCTGCGCGCCTGGCTGAAGGAGAACGGCCTCAACGCCGATCAGCAGGGCGGCGGCGACGTCTCGATCCAGCCGCAGGAGAACGCGACCGCGCTACAGGCCTTCGCCCAGGGCGCGATCGACGGCGCCTGGGTGCCGGAGCCCAACTTCAGCCGCCTGATCCTGGAATCCAAGGGCAAGGTGCTGGTCGACGAGAAGACCCTGTGGCCGAACGAGCAGTTCGTCACCACCTATCTGATCGTCAGCCAGGAGTTCCTGAAGAAGTACCCGGGCACGGTCAAGAAGCTGCTGCAAGGCCACGTCAAGTCGGTCAAGTACATCGAGACCGACAACGCCGAGGCGCAAACCGCCGCGAACGCCCAGCTCGAGGCGCTGTCCGGCAAGCCGCTGAAGCCGGAGATCCTGGCCGCCGCGTTCAAGAACCTGAAGTTCACCCACGATCCGATCGCCCCGTCGCTGTTCACCAGCGCCAAGCACGCCGAGGAGGTCGGCCTGCTCAAGCCGGTGGACCTGGCCGGCATCTACGACCTCACGCTGCTCAACGAGGTCCTCAAGGCCGACGGCCAGCCCGCGGTCAGCGACGCCGCGGCCTGA
- the nudC gene encoding NAD(+) diphosphatase: MTEPEQPDLGEQPGTPPLARSTLDRAALRRKDEAWLAAAWERGRVLVVDLAKGGRALITDRADGGAQLVLVPSAEAPEGERWFLGVDVDDTPVWTTNAPLASSGDTRAVTLREIGHLLDDRDAGLFTAAAALGNWHASHQFSPRTGKATVAVEAGWARADSDGQLMWPRTDPAMIVLVHDGVAGPAGRCLLGHNAAWPTGSDGVRRFSCLAGYVEPGESAEAAVLREVGEEVGIRLAALQYAGSQSWPYPGSLMLGFHGVADPAQPLVLDPEEIDEAHWFSREAIAKMIAGGYVDPDSGVPMSLPMRSSIAFYLIEKWLHAG; encoded by the coding sequence GTGACCGAGCCGGAACAACCCGACCTGGGCGAGCAGCCCGGGACCCCGCCGCTGGCCAGGAGCACCCTCGACCGGGCCGCGCTGCGGCGCAAGGACGAGGCCTGGCTGGCCGCGGCCTGGGAGCGCGGCCGGGTCCTCGTGGTCGACCTCGCCAAGGGCGGGCGGGCACTGATCACCGACCGCGCCGACGGTGGCGCCCAGCTGGTGCTGGTGCCGTCGGCCGAGGCGCCGGAGGGGGAGCGCTGGTTCCTCGGCGTCGACGTGGACGACACCCCGGTCTGGACCACCAACGCCCCGCTCGCGTCGTCCGGCGACACGCGGGCGGTGACCCTGCGCGAGATCGGTCATCTGCTCGACGACCGGGACGCCGGCCTGTTCACCGCGGCCGCCGCGCTGGGCAACTGGCATGCCAGTCACCAGTTCTCGCCGCGGACCGGCAAGGCCACCGTCGCCGTCGAGGCCGGCTGGGCGCGCGCCGACAGCGACGGGCAGCTGATGTGGCCGCGGACCGACCCGGCGATGATCGTTCTGGTGCACGACGGGGTCGCCGGCCCGGCCGGGCGGTGTCTGCTCGGTCACAACGCGGCGTGGCCGACCGGTTCGGACGGTGTCCGGCGCTTCTCCTGCCTGGCCGGTTACGTCGAGCCCGGAGAGTCCGCCGAGGCTGCCGTGCTCCGTGAGGTGGGCGAGGAGGTCGGCATCCGGCTCGCCGCCCTCCAGTACGCGGGTAGCCAGTCCTGGCCGTACCCGGGATCGCTCATGCTGGGCTTCCACGGCGTGGCCGACCCGGCACAACCGCTGGTCCTGGACCCCGAGGAGATCGACGAGGCGCACTGGTTCAGCCGGGAGGCGATCGCCAAGATGATCGCCGGCGGGTACGTCGACCCGGATTCAGGTGTGCCGATGAGCCTGCCGATGCGTTCCTCGATCGCCTTCTATCTGATCGAGAAGTGGCTCCACGCCGGCTGA
- a CDS encoding WhiB family transcriptional regulator, whose product MSLALAPIDINVELEANLPCRKFDPDLWFSDSPAQLELAKSLCGDCPLRVECLAGAVERSEPWGVWGGEIFERGAVVPRKRPRGRPRKADVARDAELAVEVEERLAANGLDSRNSVRLAA is encoded by the coding sequence ATGAGTCTGGCGCTGGCCCCGATCGACATCAACGTCGAGCTCGAGGCAAACCTGCCCTGTCGGAAGTTCGACCCGGACCTTTGGTTCTCGGACTCCCCGGCCCAGCTGGAACTGGCGAAGTCGCTCTGCGGGGACTGCCCGCTGCGCGTCGAGTGCCTGGCCGGCGCGGTCGAGCGGAGCGAGCCCTGGGGTGTCTGGGGCGGCGAGATTTTCGAGCGTGGCGCCGTGGTTCCGCGCAAGCGGCCCCGTGGACGTCCGCGTAAGGCCGACGTCGCTCGCGACGCCGAGCTGGCTGTCGAGGTCGAGGAGCGGCTCGCCGCGAACGGTCTCGACTCGCGCAACTCCGTCCGACTGGCGGCCTGA
- a CDS encoding mycoredoxin, whose protein sequence is MLTMYSTSWCGYCHRLKSQLDREGIAYDVVDIEQDEASAAFVRSVNGGNQTVPTLKFSDGSALTNPSIVQVKQHLAAIAA, encoded by the coding sequence ATGCTGACCATGTACTCGACGTCCTGGTGTGGGTACTGCCACCGTCTGAAGTCCCAGCTCGACCGGGAAGGCATCGCCTACGACGTCGTGGACATCGAGCAGGACGAGGCCTCGGCCGCGTTCGTGCGCAGCGTGAACGGGGGCAACCAGACCGTCCCCACGCTGAAGTTTTCCGACGGCTCGGCGCTGACCAACCCGTCGATCGTGCAGGTCAAGCAGCACCTCGCCGCCATCGCGGCGTAA
- a CDS encoding RrF2 family transcriptional regulator produces MYVSARTDYAVRAMLAVTAEDPRLVKAAGLAAAQDIPLSFLQGILLDLRRAGLLHSHRGVDGGYALARPAEEITVGDVVRAVGGALTTVRGLPTSTATYHGAATALHDVWIAVEAAIEGVVDHKTLAELSSISVKTN; encoded by the coding sequence GTGTACGTCTCGGCACGCACGGACTACGCGGTTCGCGCCATGCTCGCGGTCACCGCCGAGGACCCTCGTCTGGTCAAGGCCGCCGGTCTGGCGGCCGCACAGGACATCCCGCTCAGCTTTCTGCAAGGCATCCTTCTGGACCTGCGCCGCGCCGGGCTGCTGCACAGCCACCGCGGCGTGGACGGCGGATACGCCCTGGCCCGCCCGGCCGAGGAGATCACCGTCGGCGACGTGGTCCGCGCCGTCGGCGGCGCGCTCACCACCGTCCGGGGGCTCCCCACGTCCACGGCGACCTATCACGGTGCGGCGACGGCGCTGCACGACGTGTGGATCGCCGTCGAGGCGGCCATCGAGGGTGTCGTCGACCACAAAACCCTGGCCGAACTCTCCAGCATCTCAGTGAAAACGAACTAG
- a CDS encoding ABC1 kinase family protein, producing the protein MTDIPRRAASRTAKLAALPLGFAGRTALGLGKRAVGIATDVISADIQQRTAEQLFSVLGQLKGGAMKFGQALSVFEAALPDEMAGPYRQALTKLQEAAPPMPVANVHKALAQQLGPDWRDRFAEFDDSPAAAASIGQVHRAVWKLPPARRNAKPKLLPVAVKVQYPGAGDALIADLKQLGRLAGMFKIIQPGIDVKPLLAELRDRVTEELDYEMEAETQRAFAEAYRDDPEIFVPRVVASAPQVLVTEWVDGTPLARVIADGTPEERDEAGRLMAILHFSAPARAGLLHADPHPGNFRILADGRLGVIDFGAVARLPEGHPEPIGRLVRLALDGDAQAVVDGLREEKFIKADDEIDAEAVLTFLRPMIEPVAVERFRFTRTWLRAEATRLGSPRSPAYQLSRKLNLPPSYLLIHRVTLGSIGVLSQLEAEAPYRQILIDWLPGFAPTP; encoded by the coding sequence GTGACGGACATACCGCGCCGCGCGGCTTCCCGGACGGCCAAGCTCGCAGCCCTCCCACTCGGCTTCGCCGGGCGTACTGCTCTGGGGCTGGGCAAGAGAGCCGTCGGGATCGCCACCGACGTCATCTCCGCCGACATCCAGCAACGCACCGCCGAGCAACTGTTCAGCGTTCTCGGGCAGCTCAAGGGTGGTGCGATGAAATTCGGCCAGGCCCTGTCGGTGTTCGAGGCGGCACTGCCGGACGAGATGGCCGGCCCCTACCGGCAGGCGCTCACCAAGCTCCAGGAGGCGGCGCCGCCGATGCCGGTGGCGAACGTGCACAAGGCGCTCGCCCAGCAACTCGGGCCGGACTGGCGGGACAGGTTCGCCGAGTTCGACGACAGCCCGGCCGCCGCGGCCAGCATCGGCCAGGTGCACCGCGCGGTGTGGAAACTCCCGCCGGCCCGGCGCAACGCGAAACCGAAGCTGCTGCCGGTCGCAGTGAAGGTGCAGTATCCGGGCGCCGGCGACGCGCTGATCGCCGATCTCAAGCAACTCGGCCGTCTCGCCGGCATGTTCAAAATCATCCAGCCGGGGATCGACGTGAAGCCGCTCCTCGCCGAACTGCGGGACCGGGTCACCGAGGAGCTCGACTACGAGATGGAGGCGGAGACCCAGCGGGCCTTCGCCGAGGCGTACCGGGACGATCCGGAGATCTTCGTGCCCCGGGTGGTCGCCTCGGCGCCCCAGGTCCTGGTCACCGAGTGGGTCGACGGCACCCCGCTGGCCCGGGTGATCGCCGACGGCACCCCGGAGGAGCGCGATGAGGCCGGCCGGCTGATGGCGATCCTGCACTTCTCGGCGCCGGCCCGGGCCGGGCTGTTGCACGCCGACCCGCACCCCGGCAACTTCCGGATCCTCGCCGACGGCCGCCTCGGAGTGATCGATTTCGGTGCCGTCGCCCGTCTCCCCGAGGGCCACCCCGAGCCGATCGGCCGGCTGGTGCGGCTCGCGCTGGACGGTGACGCCCAGGCGGTGGTGGACGGGTTGCGCGAGGAGAAGTTCATCAAGGCGGACGACGAGATCGACGCGGAGGCGGTGCTCACCTTCCTCCGGCCGATGATCGAACCGGTCGCGGTGGAGCGGTTCCGGTTCACCCGTACCTGGTTGCGGGCCGAAGCCACCCGGCTGGGCAGTCCGCGGTCGCCGGCTTACCAGTTGAGCCGCAAGCTCAACCTGCCGCCGTCCTACCTGCTGATCCACCGGGTCACGCTGGGCTCGATCGGGGTGCTCAGCCAGCTGGAGGCGGAGGCGCCGTACCGGCAGATCCTGATCGACTGGTTGCCGGGTTTCGCCCCGACTCCCTGA
- a CDS encoding phytanoyl-CoA dioxygenase family protein, with product MTQVEAPAWTPMSADERAAFDRDGYIVVPSVLSESEIAIGRTAILEAYEKGKRDGKLGPTGALHQLSPITGVPELAFLLDHPKAFKYIWSLLGWNIHVYHSHIDVHPQIHEQQKTWWHWHQDGGRQNRELETDPRPMMSVKLAYWFSDVSETGRGNFTVLPGSHKTNWLPGPPSRGVPWPQPEGATQITANPGDLVVFDRRIWHARSDNYSDITRVGAFFGYTPRWVAIRDEVADLPNRPEWETFTEVQKQLLGGFGNGDGDHQWGHYPETTPLYGALKERGLLDSSIPALIP from the coding sequence ATGACCCAGGTGGAAGCGCCGGCGTGGACGCCGATGTCCGCGGACGAGCGGGCGGCGTTCGACCGCGACGGATACATCGTCGTTCCGTCGGTGCTGAGTGAGAGCGAGATCGCGATCGGCCGGACCGCGATCCTCGAGGCGTACGAGAAGGGCAAGCGAGACGGGAAGCTCGGGCCTACGGGGGCTCTGCACCAACTCTCCCCGATCACCGGGGTTCCTGAACTGGCCTTCCTCCTCGACCACCCGAAGGCGTTCAAGTACATCTGGTCCCTGCTCGGGTGGAACATCCACGTGTACCACTCGCACATCGACGTGCACCCGCAGATCCACGAGCAGCAGAAGACCTGGTGGCACTGGCACCAGGACGGTGGCCGGCAGAACCGGGAGCTGGAGACCGACCCGCGCCCGATGATGTCGGTGAAGTTGGCGTACTGGTTCTCCGACGTCAGCGAGACCGGCCGCGGCAACTTCACCGTGCTGCCCGGCAGCCACAAGACCAACTGGTTGCCCGGCCCGCCGAGCCGTGGTGTCCCGTGGCCCCAGCCGGAGGGTGCGACGCAGATCACGGCGAACCCCGGTGACCTGGTGGTCTTCGACCGCCGCATCTGGCACGCCCGGTCGGACAACTACTCCGACATCACCCGGGTCGGCGCCTTCTTCGGTTACACGCCGCGCTGGGTGGCGATCCGCGACGAGGTCGCCGACCTGCCGAACCGGCCGGAGTGGGAGACCTTCACCGAGGTGCAGAAGCAGCTGCTCGGCGGCTTCGGCAACGGTGACGGCGACCACCAGTGGGGGCACTACCCGGAGACCACGCCGCTCTACGGAGCGCTGAAGGAGCGGGGTCTGCTCGACTCCAGCATCCCGGCGCTGATCCCGTAA
- a CDS encoding ATP-dependent DNA helicase UvrD2, with protein MRTDGVLAGLDPEQRTAVTAPAGPVCILAGAGTGKTRAITHRIAYRTSSGEISPRHVLAVTFTARAAAEMRARLTSLGTAGVQARTFHAAAMRQVRYFAPRLLEGRGMPELMESKARTVGLAAARVGVRADRAAARDLASEIEWAKSSLVEPGEYTVAAAKALREPPYEPARVAEVFAAYEQLKRRQGVIDFEDLLRAAVWGIEEHPDVADQIRAQYRHFVVDEYQDVNPLQQRLLDAWLGGRDDITVVGDASQTIYSFTGATSAYLIDFPRQRRGAVVVRLVRDYRSTPQVVGLANAVIRQARGTEAKLRLELVGQRPGGPEPELKIFPDEPGEAVAVARRCRDLIAAGTPASEIAVLFRTNAQSEAYEEALAEAEVPYVVRGAERFFERAEVRQAMIALRAAVRSIPGETPLVDAVVEALAATGWNRTQPPPGGAAREQWEALAALVTLAEEYAATPEILPIGEAGRVQRDVSLSAFNDELARRAEQQHAPTVAGVTLASLHSAKGLEWDAVFLVGLADGTLPTTYAKTAEQLEEERRLLYVGVTRARQVLWLSYGQSRSPGGRPRRPSRFLPQLERSGSAERTADRSRKPDRRRPQVSSCRICGATLLAGADRKLGRCPTCPSDLDEDLYQRLLQWRANTAAHLKVPAYVVFTDATLVAMAERRPAEPAQLLAIAGIGPRKLGQYGDAVFALVAGASPDDLAQKNFES; from the coding sequence GTGCGGACTGATGGGGTGCTGGCCGGGCTCGACCCGGAGCAACGGACGGCGGTGACCGCTCCGGCCGGCCCGGTCTGCATCCTCGCCGGGGCCGGCACCGGGAAGACCCGGGCCATCACACACCGGATCGCGTACCGGACATCGAGCGGCGAGATCAGCCCCCGCCACGTGCTCGCGGTCACCTTCACCGCCCGGGCCGCCGCTGAGATGCGGGCCCGGCTCACCTCGCTGGGCACGGCCGGCGTGCAGGCCCGCACGTTCCATGCCGCAGCCATGCGCCAGGTGCGCTACTTCGCCCCCCGGCTCCTCGAGGGCCGCGGCATGCCCGAGCTGATGGAGAGCAAGGCGCGCACGGTCGGCCTTGCGGCAGCCCGAGTCGGGGTACGCGCCGACCGCGCCGCCGCACGCGACCTGGCGAGCGAGATCGAGTGGGCCAAGTCGTCCCTGGTCGAGCCGGGGGAGTACACCGTCGCGGCCGCCAAGGCTCTGCGCGAGCCACCGTACGAGCCGGCCCGGGTGGCCGAGGTCTTCGCCGCCTACGAGCAGCTCAAACGCCGTCAGGGCGTGATCGACTTCGAGGACCTGCTGCGCGCCGCGGTCTGGGGCATCGAGGAGCACCCGGACGTCGCCGACCAGATCCGCGCCCAGTACCGGCACTTCGTCGTCGACGAGTACCAGGACGTCAACCCGCTGCAGCAGCGCCTGCTCGACGCCTGGCTGGGCGGGCGCGACGACATCACCGTGGTCGGGGACGCCAGTCAGACGATCTACTCGTTCACCGGCGCGACCTCGGCGTACCTGATCGACTTTCCGCGGCAGCGGCGCGGCGCGGTCGTGGTGCGCCTGGTCCGCGACTACCGCTCGACCCCGCAGGTGGTCGGGCTGGCCAATGCGGTCATCCGGCAGGCCCGCGGCACCGAGGCGAAGCTGCGCCTGGAGCTGGTCGGCCAGCGGCCGGGCGGCCCGGAGCCGGAACTCAAGATCTTCCCGGACGAGCCGGGGGAGGCGGTCGCGGTGGCCCGGCGCTGCCGGGACCTGATCGCCGCCGGCACGCCGGCGAGTGAGATCGCGGTGCTGTTCCGCACCAACGCGCAGTCCGAGGCGTACGAGGAAGCGCTGGCCGAGGCCGAGGTCCCGTACGTGGTCCGGGGCGCCGAACGGTTCTTCGAGCGCGCCGAGGTGCGGCAGGCCATGATCGCTCTGCGGGCGGCCGTGCGTTCCATCCCGGGCGAGACTCCGCTGGTGGATGCGGTCGTCGAGGCGCTCGCCGCGACCGGGTGGAACCGGACCCAGCCCCCGCCGGGCGGTGCGGCACGCGAGCAGTGGGAGGCACTCGCGGCTCTGGTCACTCTCGCCGAGGAGTACGCGGCGACGCCCGAGATCCTCCCGATCGGTGAGGCCGGGCGGGTGCAGCGGGACGTGTCGCTCTCGGCGTTCAACGACGAGCTGGCCCGTCGCGCGGAGCAGCAGCACGCACCGACCGTGGCGGGTGTCACACTCGCCTCGTTGCATTCGGCCAAGGGCCTGGAGTGGGACGCGGTCTTCCTGGTCGGCCTCGCCGACGGCACGCTGCCGACGACGTACGCCAAGACAGCCGAACAACTGGAGGAGGAGCGCCGTCTGCTCTACGTCGGGGTCACCCGCGCCCGCCAGGTGTTGTGGCTCTCCTACGGCCAGTCCCGCTCGCCGGGCGGCCGCCCCCGCCGCCCGAGCCGCTTCCTGCCGCAGCTGGAACGATCCGGATCGGCCGAGCGCACCGCGGACCGCAGTCGGAAACCCGACCGCCGCCGACCGCAGGTGTCCTCCTGCCGGATCTGCGGTGCCACCCTGCTGGCCGGCGCCGACCGCAAGCTGGGCCGCTGCCCGACCTGCCCGTCGGACCTCGACGAAGACCTCTACCAGCGTCTTCTCCAGTGGCGCGCGAACACCGCCGCACACCTCAAAGTCCCTGCATATGTGGTGTTCACCGATGCCACTCTGGTGGCCATGGCGGAACGCCGCCCGGCCGAGCCGGCGCAGCTGCTGGCGATCGCCGGGATCGGCCCGCGCAAACTCGGTCAGTACGGCGATGCGGTCTTCGCTCTGGTCGCCGGAGCGAGCCCCGATGATCTTGCGCAAAAAAACTTCGAAAGTTAG
- a CDS encoding M16 family metallopeptidase, which produces MKTLPDLLPDAELHLPRESERTLPNGLTVIAIRRAAVPLVEVRLRIPFGRAPLAPATLLSQALFTGTSAMSSIDLAAELQAVGGSLAAGNDPDRLLITGNALADGLDRTLELLASVLTDAAYPAEEVGTERERLVDNIQVALSQPAHLARVALLKRIYGIHPYAVQTPAPEEVRGVEPAALRELHAARVRPAGAVLVLVGDIDPEQAIDTAEKVLGGWTGAGPDGTISATPALETGPLLLVDRPGSVQSSLRMALPGIPRTDPDYAALSLANFVFGGYFSSRWVENIREDKGYTYGSHSLIEHFVAGSTLLAAAEVATEVTGPSLLETLYELGRIASLPPGEEELEQARRYALGTLRLGMSTQAGLAGLASMYAGFGLRLDHLREHSAALSAATREEVAAAAAKYLAPSRAVTVVLGDAEKIEPQLSALIAVERSAE; this is translated from the coding sequence ATGAAGACGTTGCCCGACCTGCTCCCGGACGCGGAACTCCACCTGCCGCGCGAGTCCGAGCGCACCCTGCCCAACGGCCTGACCGTGATCGCGATCCGGCGGGCCGCGGTGCCCCTGGTCGAGGTGCGGCTGCGGATCCCGTTCGGCCGGGCGCCGCTGGCCCCGGCCACCCTGCTGTCCCAGGCCCTGTTCACCGGGACCAGCGCGATGTCGAGCATCGACCTCGCCGCCGAGCTGCAGGCAGTCGGCGGCAGCCTGGCCGCCGGGAACGACCCGGACCGGTTGCTGATCACCGGCAACGCTCTCGCCGACGGGTTGGACCGGACCCTGGAGCTGCTCGCCTCGGTGCTCACCGACGCCGCCTACCCGGCCGAGGAGGTGGGCACCGAGCGGGAACGCCTGGTGGACAACATCCAGGTCGCACTGAGCCAGCCCGCACACCTGGCCCGGGTGGCGCTGCTGAAGCGGATCTACGGCATCCATCCGTACGCGGTGCAGACCCCCGCACCGGAAGAGGTGCGGGGCGTCGAGCCCGCCGCGCTGCGCGAGCTGCACGCCGCCCGGGTCCGCCCGGCCGGCGCGGTCCTGGTGCTGGTCGGCGACATCGACCCGGAGCAGGCCATCGACACCGCGGAGAAGGTGCTGGGCGGCTGGACCGGTGCCGGGCCGGACGGCACCATCTCGGCGACCCCGGCCCTGGAGACCGGCCCGCTGCTGCTCGTCGACCGGCCCGGGTCGGTGCAGTCCTCGCTGCGGATGGCGCTGCCCGGCATCCCGCGGACCGACCCCGACTACGCCGCGCTCAGCCTGGCGAATTTCGTCTTCGGCGGTTACTTCTCGTCCCGCTGGGTGGAGAACATCCGGGAGGACAAGGGGTACACGTACGGCTCGCACTCGCTGATCGAGCACTTCGTGGCCGGTTCCACGCTGCTCGCCGCGGCCGAGGTGGCCACCGAGGTGACCGGCCCGTCGCTGCTCGAGACGCTCTACGAGCTGGGCCGCATCGCCAGCCTCCCGCCCGGTGAGGAGGAGCTCGAGCAGGCCCGGCGCTACGCCCTGGGCACGCTCCGGCTGGGCATGTCGACCCAGGCCGGCCTGGCCGGGCTCGCGAGCATGTACGCCGGCTTCGGCCTGCGCCTCGACCACCTGCGGGAGCACTCGGCCGCCCTCTCGGCCGCCACCCGCGAGGAGGTCGCCGCCGCGGCCGCGAAGTACCTGGCCCCGTCCCGGGCGGTGACCGTGGTTCTCGGCGACGCGGAGAAGATCGAGCCGCAGTTGTCCGCCCTGATCGCAGTGGAGCGCAGCGCAGAGTGA